The Macadamia integrifolia cultivar HAES 741 chromosome 3, SCU_Mint_v3, whole genome shotgun sequence genome segment ttgatgattggatttAAACTTTGAAGTAGTGGGACATGTTTTGTAGTTAAGAATTAAATTGGAAGACCTAATTTATGCCCTTAAGTTCATAATTAGATACTTTAAGAATTATGTCAATACTTGCATTTATTCTTGTTCatacttttatgttattatgatagatcatatttttgttgaaacatttctTATTTCATATGGCTAGGAAACACGGccaaatattttatatttgaagtgaacaccatgttgttgatatggagatattcttatttgtctcattcgacttaagttatttgggtaatcatggttttcataacttagaatttattaaaaaaccattgactatccttagattttatttaaaaatcacaactttgacacccatggtgaagatggcactttatgtaaatattggtttctaacagaaacgattctgttaagAGGCCGTTTGGTAGTGTtcataaaaaacgtttctagcgtttttgaGTGTTAATAGAACCAAAAAACGCAAAAAACCGTTTGGTTGTATAAAGCTCCGTTCCTGTTTTTCTGAAACTCAAAGTACATAAAAAACGAAAAATCAGTGATTTGACGAAACACCCCGCCCCCTGTTCTGTCGGTGGGTTTCGTTTCAAAATAATATCTGTTGAAACAATCGTTCCCGACCCAATACCgcgacagagagaggagagcagaGGAGAGAAGCCAAAACCGTCTCAggtctcgttcttcttcttcctccaaccttCATTCCCGACGGTCGGcgacagagagaggagatcAGCGAGGAGAGAAGCCAGAACCCATATCTGAActtccgaaaaacccatctcaggcaagaagtgatcttgttcttcttcttcctccaaccttCGTTCCCGACGGTCGGcgacagagagaggagatcAGCGAAAGAGTTGAACCAGAACCCACTTCCCTccttccgaaaaacccatctcaggTCTCCATTCTTCTCGTTCGTGTTCTTCCTCCAACCTTCGTTCCCGACAGTCGGCGAATCCAGCTTGTTCCAAGAGAccttccgaaaaacccatctcaaGGGATTCCATATGAAGTCTCACGTTCATTGAGATGTGAATACAGTAACTGGTTCGGCTTGCTGATTCAGGAACAAGCCTTAATTTTCCTAATCTAGAACTCTGCCTTAAAAGGGAACTGATTATTTAACCTTTTAATTTCTTGATGTTATTAAAGAATTCATTATATGTGCCTTATTCTTGTTTATCTGACACTTCTACCCACCCCCTCTTTGCAGATGGAGCTAGCTGGAAAATTCTTCAAAAATGGAAGGTCATTTGACATGGAGGGTAGGAGGGCCATACTTTACTTGAGATATCTTTAGAGATCAGTCTTTTAGTGATAGTGAACTTTCCCCCTATAAAGCACATTGTTTTCATCAAAATTTAGAATATGACTTAACAAGAATATTTATCTGAATATTACAGTAATTACAATAATCTTGTGACAGTATGTTCtatgaatttatgaaaatttgatactaataaaaaagaaaaaggagaaaaaagaagaagagcataTATAGGGGAGAAGGAGATTTGCAATGCATTTCATTATAAAACATGTATAACTTCTTTTTCCTTGAGCACCCTATATGCCTATATTGTATTTCCTTGTTCACCTAAATACTGTTCAAGTTATTGATTTATGTGGTAAGAAAACTGTAGTGCAGATAGCATTCGATATATTTCAGATTATGTTTTACAGATTATGTCAGATTATGCTTAAGGTTTCTGATACTATAGATATTTTGGAATATACTGTCTTCCATGGCGCATTTTGCAGCAAAGTAGGGGATATAATGGTAATAAACCTATAGAAAAATTTACCAATCAGATTCCTCTATAATAGTCAAGCTGTATATCATAACCTATAGTTCAAAgtttggatttttgggttttccatGGTGTTAAAATTCTATCTTGAGAAAGGTGGATTCTAGCACAAGTGGCAGATTCCTCccttgggttttcctagtcccatTAGGATTGAGTACAGTTAGCAGTTAGCAATtagtattagtttcctattttgttctttcctatCCTAGTAGGAGTTGTAATAGCTATTCTATTTAATGAGTGAAGGAGGGCAGCCCCAATCTAATCGATTTTTGtgattattgacttaaaagaaaagaaaaaaaaaaaaaaaaaccgtttctgaaacaagaattaccaaacggcagaaatgtcgtttcttggttctgaaactgttctagaaacagattcaccaaacagccttaaatcgtttaaaaacggcgttttgacacagaaactgaaattttcgtttctgacacgaaacggagtttctggaacagaaacgataccaaacggagccttaatcTCAAACCCACACGTAAAGTAATTCAGTTACAGACTTTCTTAAGGACATACAAGCTCCGGTAAAAAGAACAATTATGAAATAGTTCACGATGACAGAATTTCAAGTTTAcataaataacaaataaatgGAAGCATGATATATGATGGTATCCTAATCAAATATCACTAGTGATGAGGAAAACCAAGAGTAACAAAAAAGTCaagtaaaacagaaaataaactgAGAATAATAAGCTGAACAATACAGCACTTAAGTTATAAAGAAATTCTGCAAACCAGATTAGACAGTAAGCAAGATAGAAGTTTCGAATTTGGTAAGGTGGCGGGAAACAGCAACTGTTGATCTTATAGACCAGTAGCATCATGTGCAGGTCAGTAGACTTGAATATGATTCAGAACAACAAACAGAACGCTCATATGTGAATCAACAGAAGATAGAAATGAGAAACTGCCAGCAGTAAGTACTCCAATAGATCAGCAACACAACTTCAGAAATAAGACTTGGACAGGTTCAGAAAAGAGTTACAGGTATCAAGGGATTaagtggaagaagaaaaaaagaaaagggacaTGTTGGTCTCCCAACAACTAGAAGATGGCCTCTCACCAATCTACACCTTGGAATCTCACAAAGGTTTGTTGTCTCTGACACTCgcaccatagtttttaaggcggtaaggcgacgaaggcgtttgagggtctttcggagcgccttagtgataaggcAGGCATAAAGCGTCACCGTATCGACTAAAAAGttcctatgtaattttttttatacaaccaatctatttggctcaaatcctagttgaatcctattacttatatgttaaataaatattaaatgttcatattcataccaatgtaaaatattcatcaagaaaacaaatcaataaagtgaataaactaagttcatcttcatcaatcatcaatattcaatcatcaatcatcaatcatattaacatataatataaatacataattatgaaacaaaattataaatattaagaaaagaagacataaaaaatacaagtatttattatacttacctctatgatgccaaaatgagtgcctaaaccctaaggtcatccactatatttctactcctatcaaagaagaatgaagctcaccgctgccggagcaaaatggtcgtctggatcagtggttcttccttgttccttgattccttctcaaagccctttcttgaaacccttgataaaatccaaaccctctttgtgaatcgtgtttttgtttgtttgttttggttatttttggtggagtaaagctgatcccatacatctcaagtattaacaaaaccatacacccaccaataaaaatctatatttggaatcttcatcaagtaattttaaaatgtgtttaaaaaaaaaaacccatacgGCGCCACTCACATAAGGCAGAGAACTGCCTTACCATCtgtagaccgcatcagcgccttaaaaactatgagtCGCACACATGCACAATGCACACATAAGTGGGCTGTCAACATCGTGGGAGGCTGGGGACTACCCCCTCCTTTATTTACAAAGTACCTtgtaacaaaatagaaactccttGGCTAATGGggagattttaaaaaatagcaactaaataaaatttacaaggaaatagaaactcaaaataTAGAAACCTAATAATCTTAATGACTAAGAAacggaaaatagaaactaactacttaatCCCATAAGGACTTAAATCActaatatttgggcttatagaatcGGCTCATTactatagaaaataaaaagtgtacccggtgcatgaggctcctgaaTGTGCAAGGTCCGGGGGGtgagaactacgcagccttaaCCCGAGAAAGTCGAGAGGCAGTTTCGACCGCTTGACCATCAGGTcacaacattcgtaccttaccgtTGAACCAAGCACACCCCTTCGGCCCATAACAatagtaaacccaaaaatataaagCCCATGGCCCATACAACCCATTGGACACTCAAAATTACACATATTAGTCCATTCTTGGTTCAGTTTGATAGTCTGGTTTGTTGTTGGCTTTCTTATTCTTCTGAACTACATTAGTATGTATAGTGAACACAAACAAAACACCAAAACACATGGAGAGTGATCGGTGAAAACCACACATATCAAGAATACCAACAAGTGGCAGGACAAGACATAATGTACGGTTGTTCTGAAACAATTTCATTCAAAAGGACCGGCATAAAGAACAGTCAGCGTTGTATGCACGATGCCAAAGCAAGTACTTAAGACACAGATAAGCTAATGCATGAACATAAATCCTGACCAAACATTTTAATAACAAACCTGCTGAATTTAGTTCTTGTCCAACCGGAACATCCAAATAGGATCCAATCAAGAAAGTGGTATCCAAGTTGTTGAGCTTTGGTTCATGTCCATGGTGATCAAATTTTTCCTCCCAATGAATGTTTACCGGCTTGTCCTCTGACTTTAGTTTAACAGGTGGCAACCTTGGCAACTCCTCCTTGTGATTCTCCGAAATAAGTGGTAAATCTAAGCTACGGTAATTCTTCTGCTCTGAAATTCCCTGAGACTTCCCAAAAAATATGGCTCTTCCAATCTCGTCCACCTGCTCCTTCATGACTGCCCTGATATCATTGGTCTCTAATTTCCTCGTTCCCTCTTTCCTATTGTCACCAGAAGCAAGATCACTATCATAACTAGTTGATGCATCACCTTTGGAGAATGGGAAAACAGTCTTGACAGAGCACTCTTTCCAAGGATCTGAAGATGAATGTGTGGGTTCCTCATTATTTGACCACAGGCCATCCATTAAACCATCCTTAGAGGATGTAGGATTAGGTCCAAATTGCTGACCAAGTTCTTTGCGCTCATTTATCTGACTCCTTTCAAATTTCAGTTCAAAACTGGATTTATTTGCACTTGCACTTGCACTTCCAAGCCATAAATTTTTCTGTTCCCCAGACACACCCAACTCTGCAGCATGACTTTCCCCAGATTTCATCACACCAATAACCTTGTTTCCTTTATCTGAAGCATGAGAACGATGCTTTGATTGCTCGGATATTTGAAGCCCTGAAAAGTTGGTAGTAACACTACCACCATCCTTCTGCAATAGATCAAAAGGACCATTATTGGGATTAAATATCAACGGATGCAGATCTGGTGGGTTGTCCTGAGAACCTTGAGCAAAAGAGAAGCTCTTCTCAGTCGTTCCAGCTAATTCACCAGGCATATTTCTTTCCCCAACAGAAGAGAAAGGCCTCCATTTGCTATCATAGCCATTTCTACTTGTACCACACTCAATCTCCTTCACAATAAGTTCCTTAGAAATTTCAGCACTACTTTGAGCACCTGATCCCCGGTTACTTACCTGAGTTACCTCTAgtttttcctcctcctcttctttcaaCTGATTACCCAGCTCCTTGTCTTTCAAGATGGGTTTTTGAAGTGATCCATTCAAATCCAGGCGGTTATTGAGCTCACCACGCAAAGCAGCCTCAGCCCTTGTAAATCGATTTCTTCGGAGGAATTCCAAAATGACATCTACCGAATCAGCCATTAACAGCAGCCACTACCAAGTACCCACCTACAAGCGTGTACTAAAAAGAAGAGCTCGTGACACCTGAAAACACCAATGCAAATGTACAACACAATGATGAACATAAACCCAAATtgagaaagaaacaagaaaatgcTCTGCTCTGCCCATTCTTAAAACACTCAAACAACCCTAAATCCACATTTTATAAGTTCAAGTGACTCTGAAAAACAAATAGAGTAAAGAAAAACTCTATATTCAAGGGACTGGTAATTCTGTAACTAAGAACCCTGTAGAACAGTCGCCAGctaaaaacccaaatcccaTTTGAGAAACCCTAAAGAGATATTCTAAACAAAAGCCAATAAATACCAATCCGGAAATGCAAAGATCTGaaactcccaaaaaaaaaaaaaaaaaccagaaacctCGGGAAGCTGCGAGAACAGGAGAAATGAGAGCTCCTTTTTTCTTACCCCACAAAACCCACCTAGTTTGGTCttcaaagaccaaagttttgtttttggaaaaataaataaataaataaggccTGCTTTAAGGAAATTTACAGAGACATTATCGACTTACAGATCGAAAGAGACGTTGGATTAAAGAAGAGACGAAGAAGAAAAGCTATTAGCTTTCCGTGGGTTTTCAACGAAGAGGGAGGGAATTGGATGCCGTCGCCTCTGGATTCCATcgccattaaaaaaaaaaaaaaaaaaaacccagaatcAACACAAcgacaaaacaaaaaaaatccacagagcgtggttttttttctttttttttttttttttttcgaatttGTGTCTGAATTCTTCAGAACAAACAGCGTATCAGagaaaaaagataataataataaaaaaaaaaaagaagggaaaatcacTAATTAAACTGTTAAAAATAATGATACCTCGTGGAATCGTGGGTGATGGGGCTCCTCGCTACCTCTGCATAAATTTGGGTTCGTCCTTTTCCTGTCAGGTTAACTTTCCGGAAAGGCCCTTGAGCTTTGATGTGTTTTTCACTATTGGTGTTAATTGGTcggtttaatttgatttttatcgGGTTGAATCAATTTTGATGTGTTTTTATTAGGAAAAGTTCGATTTCAGTTTAGgtttgaattcaattttttatcaatATGATTTTGGATTGGTATCCATTCCCTATTATCATTTTATATGACTTTGGGTTCAattttaattgggttttttaATGTTTGGTGTAATTCCGATGTGTTTTGATTTTCAGTCAAttctccaataaaaaaaaagtgtttttttctCGAAGTTCCATTTAGGTAATATCTTACTCgtatctttctatttttttcaattGGGACAAGGAATGTTAAGGTTACTTCCATCCATGGTTTGGCTTCCCTTAAAACATAGCTCAGTGTCAACCATTCAATTAACTTCGCATaaagttctaaaaaaaaatgataataaagttCACCCTTTTTATATTGGTACAACACAcctctaatttttattttttatttacaaaaagAAGATACCCCTAGTTTACTTAATTGTTAGAAGTGAGGATAAACAGCATATATGATTTAATGTGGATAAATGGAAAACTTCCATTACTAATTGTTTAAGTCTTGTTTGGCGAAAGAATCAATTGATTCAAATAATGGGTCTCATGCTTGTGGCAATGAAATGTAGATTGGTTTTTCTTCGCTTAGTTGAAGAGGTGTAGTTGAAAAGGTGTAGATTGATTTGCAATAATATGAAATGAGTTTTTAtcaaaagagttttttttttttttttctaaggcaTACATTTATAGGTTATCTATGGATAGGCCACTCAATATTCAAATAGCAATACTTACAAATCTCATAtgcatgtcaaattttagaacaAATAGAGTTTGGATAAACCGAAAAAGAAAGTTTTTAAAAATTTAGGACAGCTAATAAAATACATGACAATAAATGAGAAGATATATAATTGGATTTAAGTGAGAAATATAACAATTATTCTCTAAATATCCAATTATTAGAATTATTACATTACTATTCTACACAACACAACTAGCTTAGAGGCTTATCCATTGATAATATATAAATCATATTGTCCATAAAATCTTTTGCCTTCATGAAATATGTAGTAGTTTGTGTTAGATTTCTAACCTTAGAAGATATGTGACGTAGAAATTGTCCAATGTAATCTACTCATAAAAGTCATATAGCAGGGTAATAAAAAAAGGAGTTTTGAAActcttttttgtaatttattacaAAATTCGATTCAAACAAATGGAATGAAAATTCAACACTTCGAACAATTGGAGAAAGGGAAAAGGCATCTAGGGTTTCATAGTAAAACCATTATAATGCATCTCCAAGATCATCCAAGCTCACTTGATAAATCTCTCATATCATCAATCCAAACTTTTCATTTGATAAATCAACTTCTTTtattaagggggaaaaaaaattgatggaagAAACTTCATGATCCATTGTTCTCAAAATCGTAGGGCTATAGCAGAAATAAGTGAGACCAACACTTGAAATCTATGTTGATCTCAACTATAACGCGTTGGCCCCATTAATCTTACACAATATTGTTCTCTATGGCCCATGGACCTCAAGAACATtattgtgtaaggttaatggggcgGAGGCGTTACAACAACATTTGGGATGATTATGGCCGACACCTACCATTGGATGAGAACAAATGCATAGGTGGACACAGGTTAACATTTACACCGGCCATCTcatctttttttcatttcccCTAGCTTGTGGGATTCTAGGATGTCCCTTTACAACTTGCACGCAAAGGACATCTCTACTGTGCTAATAACGTGAACCCATAAAGCacctttttatacttttcttgTTATTCTTACGTGGGTGGTGGAGTAGCATTTGTGATACGTGCATTGGTACACATACTTGGATAGGATCTAAGCTTTATAAAAAATGCCAATTTTAAAACTTCCATGCTCCATAGTGGTCCAATTAAAACTCCTGATGTGCCAACCAAGAAACTCTTAGCTGACACATGATCTGGAAAAAAGATATGTTTGTTTGTACTTTAAATGGCTTTGCTATGGCACAAGCATGAAAGAGAATTTGAAAACCATTTGACAAGAAAAAATTCTAAATCTTTTTAGTGGGGAATTATTGTTTGATGGTTCATACTAAGAAATAATAACTGCCCAGTGTAGT includes the following:
- the LOC122074536 gene encoding uncharacterized protein LOC122074536 — its product is MADSVDVILEFLRRNRFTRAEAALRGELNNRLDLNGSLQKPILKDKELGNQLKEEEEEKLEVTQVSNRGSGAQSSAEISKELIVKEIECGTSRNGYDSKWRPFSSVGERNMPGELAGTTEKSFSFAQGSQDNPPDLHPLIFNPNNGPFDLLQKDGGSVTTNFSGLQISEQSKHRSHASDKGNKVIGVMKSGESHAAELGVSGEQKNLWLGSASASANKSSFELKFERSQINERKELGQQFGPNPTSSKDGLMDGLWSNNEEPTHSSSDPWKECSVKTVFPFSKGDASTSYDSDLASGDNRKEGTRKLETNDIRAVMKEQVDEIGRAIFFGKSQGISEQKNYRSLDLPLISENHKEELPRLPPVKLKSEDKPVNIHWEEKFDHHGHEPKLNNLDTTFLIGSYLDVPVGQELNSAGLLLKCLVRIYVHALAYLCLKYLLWHRAYNADCSLCRSF